A window from uncultured Desulfobacter sp. encodes these proteins:
- a CDS encoding lysophospholipid acyltransferase family protein, which yields MNDDHIYCLLRLLVQALGRLPMCVADFCAHFLGLLWYKIDVRHRNITLDNLTLAFGDRKSAVQIEILAKTVFKNIVNILFEVAWTLKFDRQTFLKHFTINGLDHFKAVHARGKGVLVLLCHLGNFEMLIASIEPADIKGYAIYRTLDFKPLDRLIKEGRKRFNVKVIPLRGAFKRAERILEQGGIVGSLLDQNVDWGQGPFVDFFGHPACTHRGFAQLALKTGSPVIPIYTVRKNRHFTIEILPEIPLVETGDPIKDIETNTQNYTAVIEDLVRKHPDQYFWVHRRWKTKNYCPWPRDNCA from the coding sequence ATGAATGACGATCATATATATTGTTTGTTGCGGCTGTTGGTTCAGGCTTTAGGTCGGCTTCCCATGTGCGTGGCTGATTTTTGTGCCCATTTTTTGGGGCTGCTTTGGTATAAAATTGATGTTCGGCACCGTAACATTACCCTGGACAATCTTACCCTGGCTTTTGGTGACCGGAAAAGTGCGGTACAGATTGAGATTTTAGCCAAAACCGTGTTTAAGAATATTGTGAACATCTTGTTTGAGGTCGCCTGGACCCTGAAGTTTGACCGGCAGACGTTTTTGAAACATTTTACCATCAACGGATTAGATCACTTTAAAGCGGTCCATGCCCGGGGTAAAGGGGTCCTGGTGTTGTTATGCCATCTGGGAAATTTTGAAATGTTGATTGCCTCCATCGAGCCTGCCGACATCAAGGGCTATGCCATATACCGCACGCTGGACTTTAAACCCCTTGATCGATTGATCAAGGAGGGACGCAAGCGTTTCAACGTCAAAGTAATTCCGTTGAGAGGTGCGTTTAAACGGGCGGAACGTATTTTGGAACAAGGCGGTATTGTGGGGTCGCTCCTGGATCAGAATGTGGATTGGGGGCAGGGGCCTTTTGTGGATTTTTTCGGGCATCCGGCATGCACCCATAGAGGCTTTGCCCAACTGGCACTTAAGACCGGTTCGCCGGTGATACCCATTTATACGGTCAGGAAAAACCGGCATTTTACCATTGAAATACTGCCGGAAATTCCGTTGGTGGAAACAGGCGATCCCATCAAGGATATTGAAACCAACACACAGAACTATACGGCGGTTATCGAAGACCTGGTCAGGAAACACCCGGATCAGTATTTTTGGGTTCACAGGCGCTGGAAAACCAAAAATTATTGCCCCTGGCCCCGGGATAACTGCGCGTGA
- a CDS encoding glycosyltransferase family 2 protein, which yields MNAPTISLAVITKNEAENIERMISSASFVDEIVVVDSGSTDNTQQLCREMGAVVIEQEWLGFADQKQFAFEQCTSDWILSLDGDEALSPALGAEIQQAVALCNDTVCAFSMPRLSFYLGQWIHHGGWYPDRKIRLVRRSKGRWQGDGLHEKLVVEGEVKPLSNDILHWVYKDISHQIKTIDSYSTTHANHAGKRGVFYLIWGLFHMVGKFFECYIWKRGLLDGSAGLVIAVNSTWYTFLKHAKIWEKDRQHG from the coding sequence ATGAACGCACCAACCATTTCTCTTGCCGTAATTACAAAAAATGAGGCAGAAAATATTGAAAGAATGATTTCCAGTGCCTCGTTCGTTGACGAGATTGTTGTGGTGGATTCGGGCAGTACCGACAACACACAGCAGTTATGCCGGGAGATGGGGGCTGTGGTTATCGAGCAGGAATGGCTCGGCTTTGCCGATCAAAAGCAGTTTGCTTTTGAGCAGTGCACATCGGACTGGATTCTCAGTCTGGATGGTGACGAAGCCCTGTCTCCGGCACTGGGTGCGGAAATTCAACAGGCTGTCGCGTTGTGCAATGACACTGTTTGTGCCTTTTCAATGCCGAGACTCTCCTTTTATCTTGGTCAATGGATTCACCACGGCGGCTGGTACCCGGACCGGAAAATCAGACTTGTAAGACGGTCAAAGGGCAGATGGCAGGGGGATGGGCTTCATGAAAAACTGGTGGTTGAAGGAGAGGTAAAGCCCCTTTCAAACGATATTCTTCACTGGGTATATAAAGACATCTCCCACCAGATAAAGACCATTGACAGTTATTCCACTACCCATGCAAACCATGCAGGGAAAAGGGGCGTTTTCTATTTAATATGGGGGCTGTTTCATATGGTCGGCAAATTTTTTGAGTGTTATATCTGGAAACGTGGGCTTTTGGATGGATCGGCAGGCCTTGTAATTGCCGTAAACTCAACCTGGTACACCTTTTTGAAGCATGCAAAGATCTGGGAGAAAGACAGACAGCATGGCTGA
- a CDS encoding glycosyltransferase family 39 protein: protein MIKFFEKYIKHPLIPILLFGLLLRVISWYNTCIINSDAIVYIAQAKALFYNSREHVLSGLPYLSIYSLLVAWCYPIFKNWIVCATSISLFFGTVFLIPLYLFVKDVLDRRVALIVALIYATIPVFVSRSVDIFKDPLYWFFLTVGLFLFSRQLSTRNYLYGMFSLFLLAIAAMVRVEAVLFSVVCLLFLIFISGKLKVKLVFIGLPLSVFLLLAIFDASLGYVSFRHIFRLDEIASSITGCYLTYSDIREQVKVIASRHSVGFTQNFLLHARRATWLIAFETFINGFLEGVAYMSGLFIFTGFIPLFRKFREPKLLFCFSLLVSSVGFLYLWAMMSWTLSYRYIALFTIPAAVSMGLGLNWLSNRVAEKCHITPGKAMAVFVCMTLSITIVKDLKPRRHEFCLYKKLGQQIALREGNDAPIIFATNRMNDPKSFLVFYANVNYKGYHPVVERGSCRIIEMSKYKKYQEFISRLKTINVDYYLMTIPKIKPFKSNEVKLLKNNETIASWPEADGSVTYLIKLLPVES from the coding sequence ATGATAAAATTTTTTGAAAAATATATAAAACACCCATTAATACCCATTCTTTTGTTTGGATTATTGCTTAGGGTAATTTCTTGGTATAACACCTGTATCATAAATTCAGATGCGATTGTATATATTGCGCAGGCTAAGGCTCTTTTTTATAACAGCCGTGAACATGTACTCTCGGGGTTACCCTATTTATCCATATATTCCTTGCTCGTCGCTTGGTGTTATCCGATTTTTAAAAATTGGATCGTTTGCGCCACTTCCATCTCATTGTTTTTCGGAACGGTTTTTTTAATACCTCTTTATCTGTTTGTAAAAGATGTTTTGGATAGGCGCGTGGCATTGATCGTTGCATTGATTTATGCCACGATCCCGGTTTTTGTCAGCCGAAGTGTAGATATTTTTAAAGATCCGCTTTATTGGTTCTTCCTGACCGTCGGTCTTTTCCTGTTTTCTCGGCAGCTTTCCACACGCAATTATCTGTACGGTATGTTTTCACTATTTTTGTTGGCGATTGCTGCAATGGTCAGGGTGGAAGCCGTCCTTTTTTCGGTTGTTTGTCTTTTGTTTCTTATTTTTATCAGCGGCAAATTAAAAGTAAAACTTGTTTTCATTGGCCTGCCGCTTTCCGTTTTTTTGCTGCTTGCTATTTTTGATGCCTCTTTGGGTTATGTTTCATTCAGGCATATTTTTCGTTTGGATGAAATTGCTTCTAGTATCACAGGCTGTTACTTGACATACAGTGACATCAGGGAACAAGTAAAGGTGATTGCATCCCGGCACAGCGTAGGCTTTACGCAAAATTTTTTGCTTCATGCGCGTCGGGCTACCTGGCTGATTGCATTTGAAACTTTTATAAATGGTTTTTTAGAAGGGGTTGCATATATGTCCGGTCTGTTTATCTTTACCGGATTTATCCCCCTTTTCCGAAAATTTAGGGAGCCTAAACTTTTATTCTGTTTTAGCCTACTGGTATCAAGCGTGGGATTTCTTTATCTGTGGGCCATGATGTCCTGGACGCTAAGCTATCGTTATATTGCCCTTTTTACTATTCCCGCCGCTGTCTCCATGGGGCTTGGGCTGAACTGGTTATCAAATCGAGTGGCTGAGAAATGCCATATTACTCCTGGTAAGGCCATGGCTGTTTTTGTTTGCATGACACTTTCCATTACTATTGTCAAAGATTTAAAACCTCGACGGCATGAATTTTGCTTGTATAAGAAACTGGGTCAGCAGATAGCCCTTAGAGAGGGAAATGACGCCCCCATTATTTTTGCAACGAATCGCATGAATGATCCCAAAAGTTTTCTCGTTTTTTATGCCAATGTGAACTATAAAGGATACCATCCGGTTGTGGAACGTGGCAGTTGCCGGATCATTGAAATGTCAAAATATAAAAAATACCAGGAGTTTATATCCAGGCTGAAAACTATCAATGTAGATTATTACCTGATGACTATTCCTAAGATAAAACCCTTTAAATCAAACGAGGTGAAATTGTTGAAAAATAATGAAACCATTGCTTCCTGGCCGGAAGCTGATGGGAGCGTCACCTATCTGATTAAACTGCTGCCCGTTGAAAGTTAG
- a CDS encoding 3-deoxy-D-manno-octulosonic acid transferase, whose translation MIFFYHMITMAVFFFCLPFLPVVWMVSAKRRANLLQRLGLFTRLPKKEGNARRIWVHALSVGEVNSSLPLVSALKKKYPAHDIIFTASTKTGFERARDLMPPGQVDSLVSAVGYFPFDIWFAVWRVSSRISPDIVCLVETDLWPGFLSAMHRRGIPVVLVNARLSPKSLLGYRCLGPLANLFFSRLSCVMAQTRQDALGFEQLGVPENDIQVTGNIKFDQPCPALSQEDISHLAQDLGFHTGYRIMIAGSTHSGEEAMVIRAFVQARQTDPALKLVIAPRDPYRCTVLLRELPLAGFKVACYLDPPADKRGADILFLNTIGVLAKAYAVCAFAFVGGSLVDRGGHNLLEPAMFGKPVLFGPHMTDFHEMARLFVQGKGGIQVEDEKALANALERILGNPEYCRRIGQNAGQIFKDNAGALEKCIGRMETFLV comes from the coding sequence ATGATTTTTTTTTATCATATGATTACGATGGCGGTGTTTTTTTTCTGCCTGCCTTTTTTGCCTGTGGTGTGGATGGTTTCGGCCAAACGGCGGGCCAATCTATTGCAGCGCCTGGGCCTGTTTACCCGGCTGCCTAAGAAAGAAGGCAATGCCCGTAGAATATGGGTTCATGCTTTGTCCGTGGGTGAAGTGAATTCAAGTCTGCCCCTGGTCAGTGCTTTGAAAAAAAAGTATCCGGCCCACGACATTATTTTTACGGCATCCACCAAAACCGGATTTGAACGGGCCCGGGATTTGATGCCGCCGGGTCAAGTCGATTCCCTGGTCTCGGCGGTGGGCTATTTCCCCTTTGATATCTGGTTTGCCGTATGGCGGGTTTCTTCGCGTATTTCACCGGATATTGTCTGTCTGGTGGAAACGGATTTATGGCCGGGATTTTTGTCTGCCATGCATCGACGCGGGATACCTGTGGTCCTTGTGAATGCCCGGTTGTCACCGAAATCCTTATTAGGGTACCGATGCCTGGGACCGTTGGCAAACTTGTTTTTTTCAAGGCTCTCCTGTGTGATGGCCCAAACCCGGCAGGATGCCTTGGGGTTTGAACAGCTTGGTGTGCCTGAAAACGACATTCAGGTCACCGGAAACATCAAATTTGACCAGCCTTGTCCTGCATTGTCCCAGGAAGATATTTCACACCTTGCCCAGGATTTGGGATTTCATACCGGTTATCGGATCATGATAGCCGGCTCGACCCATTCCGGTGAAGAAGCCATGGTGATCCGGGCATTTGTGCAGGCAAGACAGACGGATCCTGCACTCAAACTTGTTATTGCGCCCCGGGATCCGTACCGCTGCACCGTCTTGCTCAGAGAATTGCCCCTGGCTGGATTTAAGGTCGCATGTTACCTGGACCCGCCGGCAGATAAAAGAGGGGCGGATATTTTGTTTCTTAACACCATCGGCGTTCTGGCTAAGGCCTATGCAGTTTGTGCGTTTGCCTTTGTGGGCGGCTCTTTGGTGGACCGGGGCGGGCATAACCTTCTGGAACCGGCCATGTTTGGCAAACCCGTGCTTTTTGGGCCGCATATGACGGATTTTCATGAAATGGCGCGATTGTTTGTCCAAGGGAAAGGCGGCATCCAGGTTGAAGACGAAAAAGCCCTGGCCAATGCGCTGGAACGAATTCTCGGAAATCCGGAGTATTGCAGGCGTATAGGACAAAATGCCGGCCAGATATTTAAAGACAATGCCGGGGCGCTTGAAAAGTGTATAGGCCGGATGGAGACGTTTCTTGTTTAA
- the lptF gene encoding LPS export ABC transporter permease LptF, producing the protein MKVFKRIHTYLFFELIPPFAISSFFLTSVFLMTRIPDITNMVVNYNSSITDILLLISYTLPRFMEFTIPMSTMISVLLTIMRMSGENEIIALKGAGMSLYKLLPPVVIFSVIALSMTMWVTVYGIPEGKLALKAKTIELARSSIDAALQERQFNSQLDGIMIYVAHVDMGTRDLTDVFIEDRRTADMVSISTAPKGRLVRQENRDLYTIRLYDGMINQVNLQDHSVTNINFGHYDINIDLAAMQKNGNTDVRKDFDEMGLHEMVQRIKNGFETPERESEARLVLHEKFSIPFACLALGMLAFPLGVQSSSLRKSNGFGMGVGFFLLYYLLLAFGWSGGEAGRYPPFIAMWLPNVVMGIAGIFLLIRNAKERPVHLPLWIQHIPAMLTACFRKRMKP; encoded by the coding sequence ATGAAGGTTTTCAAACGCATACATACATATCTGTTTTTTGAGTTGATCCCGCCGTTTGCCATCAGCTCCTTTTTTTTAACCTCGGTGTTTTTGATGACCCGGATTCCGGATATCACGAATATGGTGGTGAACTATAACTCCAGTATAACGGATATCCTGCTTCTGATATCTTATACGCTTCCTCGTTTCATGGAGTTTACCATTCCCATGTCAACTATGATATCGGTGCTTTTGACCATCATGCGCATGTCAGGGGAAAATGAGATCATTGCCTTGAAAGGGGCGGGCATGTCCTTGTACAAGCTTTTGCCGCCGGTAGTTATCTTCAGTGTGATTGCCCTGTCAATGACCATGTGGGTAACGGTGTACGGGATTCCCGAGGGGAAACTGGCCCTGAAGGCGAAAACCATTGAACTTGCCAGATCCAGTATCGATGCCGCACTGCAGGAGCGGCAGTTTAACAGTCAGTTGGACGGGATCATGATTTATGTGGCCCATGTGGATATGGGTACTCGGGATTTAACGGATGTATTCATCGAGGACCGCAGGACGGCCGACATGGTCTCTATTTCAACAGCGCCAAAGGGACGTCTGGTGCGCCAGGAAAATCGGGATCTGTACACCATCCGTCTGTATGACGGTATGATTAACCAGGTCAATCTTCAGGATCACTCGGTGACCAATATTAATTTCGGGCACTATGACATCAATATCGACCTTGCTGCCATGCAGAAAAATGGGAATACGGACGTGAGAAAGGATTTTGATGAAATGGGTCTGCATGAGATGGTTCAGCGCATCAAAAATGGTTTTGAAACGCCGGAAAGGGAGAGCGAGGCGCGCCTGGTGCTGCACGAAAAATTTTCCATCCCCTTTGCCTGCCTCGCTTTGGGGATGCTGGCATTCCCCCTTGGCGTTCAATCCTCATCTTTGAGAAAATCAAACGGCTTTGGAATGGGGGTCGGTTTTTTTCTGCTCTATTATCTGTTGCTGGCCTTTGGCTGGTCCGGCGGAGAGGCGGGTCGTTATCCGCCGTTCATTGCCATGTGGCTGCCCAATGTGGTCATGGGAATTGCCGGTATTTTCCTTTTAATTCGTAATGCCAAGGAGCGGCCCGTACATCTGCCGCTTTGGATTCAACATATTCCGGCAATGCTTACGGCTTGTTTCAGGAAAAGGATGAAACCGTGA
- a CDS encoding glycosyltransferase family 9 protein, with translation MIVKGTSLNLNKEDIKSILLIQLGDIGDLVLTLPTIETLRANFPNAHLAVAVREKAAALLQDHHAVDEILSVDRHKHGIKGVRHQFKLLASLIIRRFDLSIELRTGTRGAVLSAASTAGIRIGRHASDGRLRDLCFTHIVEPANEREQYASQHNLNILEPLSLNFVSPVPPLLLMPKERISALTGKIKNLLPAPQKPILVVHPFSIWQYKELTVQQYHHILSHLAATYDVNLVITGSPDERPRAQALIDSSGLPIVNMAGETSIMEMAALLKLAVMVISIDTSAVHIATAVGTATVSVFGPSSTRNWAPGGNLHRIVTHSMSCVPCRNKGCDDTGQVPCLHELAPELICNEIDVHMQNILASTVVHCL, from the coding sequence ATGATTGTCAAAGGCACTTCACTCAACCTTAACAAAGAAGATATAAAATCAATTTTACTGATTCAGCTGGGTGATATCGGTGACCTTGTTCTGACCCTGCCCACGATTGAGACCCTGCGCGCCAATTTCCCCAACGCCCACCTTGCGGTGGCTGTGCGTGAGAAGGCCGCAGCCCTGCTTCAGGATCATCATGCCGTGGACGAGATTCTCTCGGTGGACAGGCACAAGCATGGGATAAAGGGCGTTCGGCATCAGTTTAAGCTTTTGGCCTCTTTGATTATTAGACGGTTCGATCTGTCCATTGAACTGCGTACCGGGACTCGAGGTGCGGTCCTGTCGGCGGCGTCTACGGCCGGAATACGCATAGGTCGCCACGCGAGCGATGGGCGACTAAGGGATTTGTGTTTTACTCATATTGTTGAACCAGCCAACGAGAGAGAACAATATGCGTCCCAGCATAACTTGAATATTCTTGAGCCTCTGAGCCTTAATTTCGTATCTCCGGTGCCCCCGCTTCTTTTAATGCCAAAAGAACGGATTTCTGCCCTGACTGGGAAAATAAAAAATTTGTTGCCGGCCCCCCAAAAACCGATTCTGGTTGTCCACCCTTTTTCCATCTGGCAGTACAAGGAGTTGACCGTACAGCAGTACCACCATATTCTATCGCATCTTGCCGCCACTTATGATGTGAATCTTGTGATCACAGGTTCTCCTGATGAACGGCCCCGTGCTCAGGCCCTTATCGATTCAAGCGGTTTGCCGATTGTCAACATGGCAGGCGAAACTTCCATTATGGAAATGGCCGCTCTGCTTAAACTTGCCGTCATGGTCATCAGCATTGATACATCGGCAGTGCACATTGCAACAGCCGTTGGAACCGCTACCGTAAGTGTTTTCGGACCATCCTCAACACGGAACTGGGCGCCTGGTGGGAACCTCCACAGAATTGTAACCCATTCTATGTCGTGCGTTCCCTGCAGAAACAAGGGCTGTGACGATACTGGACAAGTGCCCTGTCTTCACGAGCTTGCACCGGAATTGATTTGTAACGAAATAGATGTTCACATGCAAAATATTTTGGCATCAACCGTCGTCCATTGTTTATGA
- the lptG gene encoding LPS export ABC transporter permease LptG, whose amino-acid sequence MIKCLHKYWLKEFARVFMIIQALILILFVFIDYLSHMDKILESDVTFARGLWYVLLKLPYMFVQFTPAGLLLAVITVFGLMNRNQEITALKSSGVSVYFLVKPAIWVGCFLALLMLLLGETLIPLSMARSNYIRYHEMSGNKGIVHSQKDIWIRSDKTLVHINFFDPVQKTVAGVTCTTMGSGFKIALRIDAATGVYDNGRWILEDVAEQVYDPGIDDYHVNIRPRKVVDLDLNPDDLSRIAKKTNEMSYTELRRYVKKVTAEGYDATTYKVDMYGKLSFPFICVIMSLTGAATGMRNFVKTNLPVGIAVGVGFCFLYWFVFGFTASLGYAKILPPVVAAWVGNLIFLCLGCIYLIQTE is encoded by the coding sequence GTGATTAAGTGCCTCCACAAGTACTGGCTGAAAGAGTTTGCCAGGGTTTTTATGATTATTCAGGCATTGATCTTGATATTGTTCGTTTTTATTGATTATCTGTCCCATATGGACAAAATTCTTGAGTCTGATGTAACCTTTGCCCGGGGACTATGGTATGTGCTGCTCAAGCTGCCGTATATGTTTGTTCAGTTTACCCCGGCAGGACTGCTGCTTGCCGTTATTACCGTGTTTGGCCTCATGAACCGCAATCAGGAGATTACCGCTTTAAAATCTTCGGGCGTCTCGGTTTATTTTCTGGTCAAACCGGCCATTTGGGTGGGATGTTTTCTGGCGTTGTTGATGCTGCTTTTGGGTGAAACCCTGATCCCCTTGTCCATGGCGCGTTCTAACTATATTCGTTACCATGAGATGTCCGGAAACAAAGGTATTGTACACAGTCAAAAAGACATCTGGATTCGTTCGGATAAAACCCTGGTGCACATTAATTTTTTTGACCCGGTTCAAAAGACGGTGGCTGGCGTTACATGCACCACCATGGGAAGTGGATTCAAGATTGCCTTGCGTATTGATGCGGCAACAGGCGTCTATGACAACGGCCGTTGGATTCTTGAAGATGTCGCCGAACAGGTGTATGACCCCGGCATTGATGACTATCATGTGAACATAAGGCCCAGAAAAGTTGTGGATCTTGACCTGAACCCGGACGATCTTAGCCGCATAGCCAAAAAGACCAATGAGATGAGTTATACCGAGCTTAGGCGGTACGTGAAAAAAGTCACCGCCGAAGGGTATGATGCCACGACGTATAAGGTGGATATGTACGGGAAACTATCTTTCCCCTTTATTTGTGTGATTATGTCGTTGACAGGGGCTGCCACGGGTATGAGAAATTTTGTGAAGACCAATCTGCCCGTGGGTATTGCCGTGGGCGTGGGGTTTTGTTTTTTATACTGGTTTGTCTTCGGGTTTACGGCCTCTTTGGGGTACGCGAAGATTCTGCCGCCGGTGGTGGCGGCCTGGGTTGGGAATCTGATTTTTCTGTGCCTGGGGTGTATTTATTTGATTCAGACGGAATAA
- a CDS encoding glycosyltransferase family 2 protein, protein MADITIIILSYNTKTLLVNCLESVFDTTKALLVDVVVVDNASSDGSPDAVKIQFPKVRLIENNRNLGFAKANNIALRQVTGKYALLLNSDTRLTPGAVKSLYDFMEQQADAGVACGQLLNEDGSRQNSFAYFPGFGSLLVNESLINTLSPFRKSKRSAINAPLRVESCIGACILLRMSAVEAAGFLDEAFFFFFEETDLALTMRQKGWFSYMVPQARIYHFQGQSVGHSFKSRQLFYQSRQIYYNKHFSQFSVFYMPLILCRLAVDFLLNSILWGLSCLRSDSKKNKVALYCKLLIWHIKGCPEIR, encoded by the coding sequence ATGGCTGATATCACCATTATTATTCTCAGTTACAACACCAAAACTTTGTTGGTCAATTGCCTTGAAAGTGTTTTTGACACTACCAAAGCATTGCTTGTTGATGTTGTGGTTGTGGATAACGCCTCCAGTGACGGAAGCCCGGATGCCGTAAAAATACAGTTTCCCAAAGTGCGCCTGATTGAAAACAACCGGAATTTAGGCTTTGCCAAAGCCAATAATATAGCCCTGCGCCAGGTCACGGGAAAATATGCCCTGTTGTTGAACTCCGATACCCGATTGACCCCGGGGGCAGTGAAATCCCTTTATGATTTCATGGAACAACAGGCCGATGCCGGCGTTGCCTGCGGGCAACTGCTCAACGAAGATGGGTCGAGACAGAACTCTTTTGCCTATTTTCCAGGCTTTGGCTCCCTGCTGGTCAATGAAAGCCTGATTAATACCCTGTCGCCTTTCCGGAAAAGTAAACGGTCGGCGATCAATGCGCCGTTAAGGGTTGAGTCCTGTATCGGTGCCTGCATTCTTTTGAGGATGTCGGCCGTTGAGGCCGCAGGTTTTTTAGATGAAGCCTTCTTTTTTTTCTTTGAAGAGACCGACCTGGCCCTGACCATGAGACAAAAAGGGTGGTTTTCCTATATGGTTCCCCAGGCCAGGATTTATCATTTCCAGGGGCAAAGTGTCGGCCACAGCTTTAAATCCAGACAGCTTTTTTACCAATCCCGGCAGATTTATTATAATAAACATTTTTCACAGTTTTCGGTTTTTTATATGCCGCTGATCCTGTGCCGTCTTGCCGTGGATTTCCTGCTAAACTCTATATTGTGGGGGCTGTCTTGTCTGCGCTCTGATTCCAAGAAAAATAAAGTCGCTTTATACTGCAAATTATTAATCTGGCATATAAAAGGATGTCCTGAAATACGATGA
- the lpxK gene encoding tetraacyldisaccharide 4'-kinase, whose product MFNSWLERIEKRVLGTMETHGPFALLSFDQLLAGCASIYKTGVRLRYAMYKSGLLKSQGLDCPVISIGNIAVGGAGKTPMTIWLAKMLVKKGLRPVVISRGYRGTLEKEAAVVSDGRQVFLDASICGDEPYMMAMEKAFPVVVGKDRYKAGLMAIETFAPDVIILDDGFQHLKLSRDLNLVLMDYDLPLGNGRMLPAGRLRETLAMAMNRMDAVVFTRSPLSEKEEPGEGRLKKKRSGKESGSQVVMARLGAIPAFYCEHDPFWAKFHPAVQGQEIGDLSGLTGKKALLFSGLAGNQNFRQTVDRLGVDIVDHLEFKDHHRYKKADFISIQARAIDLNADIVLTTQKDWVKADPKLFAKVNVAVIGIRLTFANSGAVERFVLEKVFSFK is encoded by the coding sequence TTGTTTAACTCCTGGCTGGAGCGTATAGAAAAACGTGTGCTGGGGACTATGGAAACCCATGGGCCTTTTGCGCTGTTGTCCTTTGATCAATTGCTGGCGGGATGTGCAAGCATTTATAAGACGGGCGTCAGACTGCGTTATGCCATGTATAAATCCGGTCTTCTAAAATCCCAGGGCCTTGATTGCCCTGTGATTTCCATTGGCAATATCGCGGTGGGCGGGGCCGGTAAAACACCTATGACGATCTGGCTGGCAAAAATGCTTGTGAAAAAAGGATTGCGGCCTGTAGTGATCAGCCGGGGGTACAGGGGGACACTTGAAAAAGAGGCTGCCGTGGTATCGGATGGCCGGCAGGTGTTTCTGGATGCAAGCATCTGCGGTGATGAGCCTTATATGATGGCCATGGAAAAAGCCTTTCCGGTGGTGGTGGGAAAAGACCGTTATAAAGCGGGCCTTATGGCGATAGAAACCTTTGCACCCGATGTGATTATTCTTGATGACGGATTCCAGCATTTAAAACTTTCCAGGGATCTAAACCTGGTACTCATGGATTATGACCTCCCTTTGGGAAACGGGCGGATGCTGCCTGCAGGACGACTTCGTGAAACCCTTGCCATGGCTATGAATAGGATGGACGCCGTCGTGTTTACCCGCTCTCCGTTGTCGGAAAAAGAGGAACCGGGTGAGGGGAGACTGAAAAAAAAGAGATCTGGAAAAGAGTCTGGTTCCCAGGTTGTCATGGCAAGGCTTGGCGCTATCCCGGCATTTTACTGCGAACATGACCCCTTTTGGGCAAAATTTCATCCGGCCGTCCAAGGGCAGGAAATTGGGGATTTAAGCGGTTTAACCGGAAAAAAGGCGCTGCTTTTTTCCGGCCTTGCCGGTAACCAAAACTTCCGGCAAACCGTTGATCGTTTAGGGGTAGATATTGTCGATCACCTTGAATTTAAGGACCATCACAGGTATAAAAAGGCGGATTTTATTTCAATTCAGGCCCGGGCAATCGACTTGAATGCTGATATTGTTCTGACGACCCAGAAGGACTGGGTTAAGGCGGATCCAAAGCTTTTCGCAAAGGTTAATGTTGCTGTTATTGGTATTCGACTCACGTTTGCGAATTCCGGGGCTGTTGAACGTTTTGTTTTAGAAAAGGTATTTTCGTTTAAATGA